One Acidobacteriota bacterium genomic region harbors:
- a CDS encoding AbrB/MazE/SpoVT family DNA-binding domain-containing protein has product MRTTIDKAGRVVIPAVIRERAGLRPGTPL; this is encoded by the coding sequence ATGCGAACTACCATCGACAAGGCAGGGCGTGTGGTCATTCCGGCCGTCATCCGCGAGCGGGCCGGATTGAGACCAGGCACGCCGCTCGA